A genomic stretch from Taeniopygia guttata chromosome 9, bTaeGut7.mat, whole genome shotgun sequence includes:
- the LOC100222403 gene encoding G-protein coupled receptor 55-like yields the protein MNDTHGKGNISAAVELFQLIMYTPTFILGLLFNILALSFLFFKVKKLSESTVYMIALIFLDTLLLFTLPFKIISYHLQDNWNLGSVFCSTLESLYFVNMYGSILISLCICVDRYVAIQYPFVALTLRSIKKAAVVCALICLGTSVGTLSTFQLHGKGHHISSCFHNFSKSTWENAGLFSTLVIIFLGSMAAMTFCTAQTVRCLRRHRNPDNLQTHSTRAERIVVTNLVAFLVCFTPYHVAYIMYFLVKNNIIHISFQQVLRDVVQVTLCWANLNCCLDGVCYYFVLKESLEDPLQNSEKRAMQKP from the coding sequence ATGAATGACACCCATGGCAAGGGCAATATCAGTGCTGCTGTGGAACTGTTCCAGCTCATCATGTACACCCCCACTTTTATCCTGGGATTGCTGTTCAACATCCTGgctctgtcattcctgttcTTTAAGGTTAAAAAGCTGTCAGAATCTACAGTCTACATGATAGCCCTTATATTCCTGGATACTTTGCTGTTGTTTactcttccttttaaaataatttcctaccACCTTCAAGACAACTGGAACTTGGGGTCAGTGTTTTGCTCCACCTTGGAGAGTCTGTACTTTGTGAACATGTACGGCAGCATCCTCATCTCCCTGTGCATCTGCGTGGACCGGTACGTCGCTATCCAGTACCCCTTCGTGGCCCTCACCCTCAGGTCCATCAAGAAGGCTGCCGTGGTCTGTGCTCTCATCTGCCTGGGCACCTCCGTGGGGACACTCTCTACTTTCCAGCTGCATGGGAAGGGCCACCACATCTCGTCCTGCTTCCACAACTTCTCCAAGAGCACGTGGGAGAACGCGGGCCTGTTCAGCACCCTGGTGATCATCTTCTTGGGCAGCATGGCAGCCATGACCTTCTGCACCGCCCAAACTGTCCGCTGCCTGAGAAGGCACAGAAACCCAGACAACCTCCAAACACACAGCACCAGGGCAGAGAGGATCGTGGTGACAAACCTGGTGGCCTTTCTGGTGTGTTTCACACCTTACCACGTGGCCTACATCATGTACTTCTTGGTGAAGAACAACATAATCCACATCAGTTTTCAACAAGTGCTACGAGACGTTGTCCAGGTCACCCTTTGCTGGGCAAACCTGAACTGCTGTCTTGATGGGGTGtgttattattttgttttaaaggagTCCTTGGAAGACCCATtgcaaaacagtgaaaaaagagCCATGCAAAAGCCTTGA